The following are encoded in a window of Actinomyces oris genomic DNA:
- the narJ gene encoding nitrate reductase molybdenum cofactor assembly chaperone, with product MVSFVRAPRVLEKPAEVHLTPSQRATVHMAASLLLDYPAEGTLETRLTAVEAELATLPAEVAVLLEEFIAQARRRGERAMAEHYVEVFDRRRRCCLYLTYYTVGDTRHRGAALLAFKQALAAAGYEMAADELPDYLPVVLELSARSGDEVASALLSSHREGIEVLRSALADAASPYAGLVEAVSMTLPQIDEATAERVRALVAAGPPTETVGVTDTLPFPTIPVRNPSLSGVTAVPGSAPVADPSPFTSSQESMT from the coding sequence ATGGTCTCTTTCGTCCGCGCCCCCCGGGTTCTTGAGAAACCCGCCGAGGTGCACCTGACACCCTCTCAGCGAGCCACCGTGCACATGGCGGCCTCGCTGCTGCTGGACTACCCGGCTGAGGGGACTCTGGAGACGCGCCTGACCGCCGTCGAGGCCGAGCTGGCCACGCTGCCGGCGGAGGTGGCCGTCCTCCTGGAGGAGTTCATCGCGCAGGCGCGGCGCCGCGGTGAGCGGGCCATGGCCGAGCACTACGTGGAGGTCTTCGACCGCCGTCGGCGCTGCTGCCTGTACCTGACGTACTACACGGTGGGCGACACCCGGCATCGGGGCGCCGCGCTGCTGGCCTTCAAGCAGGCGCTGGCGGCGGCCGGCTACGAGATGGCCGCCGACGAGCTGCCCGATTACCTGCCGGTGGTCCTCGAGCTGTCCGCGCGCAGCGGCGACGAGGTGGCCAGTGCGCTCCTGTCCTCCCACCGGGAGGGCATCGAGGTGCTGCGCAGCGCCCTGGCCGACGCCGCCTCCCCCTACGCGGGGCTGGTGGAGGCCGTCTCGATGACTCTGCCGCAGATCGACGAGGCCACCGCCGAGCGCGTACGCGCCCTGGTGGCGGCCGGGCCGCCCACCGAGACCGTCGGTGTCACCGACACCCTGCCCTTCCCGACCATTCCCGTGCGCAACCCGAGCCTGTCCGGTGTAACCGCCGTGCCGGGCTCGGCACCAGTCGCCGATCCTTCCCCCTTCACAAGCAGCCAGGAGAGCATGACATGA
- a CDS encoding nitrate reductase subunit alpha has protein sequence MSTTGSQTTGPGIVPGPDQQVENAPGLLTLGSYLRRGQASADARRLFLTGGREADTFYRHRWSHDKMVHSTHGVNCTGSCAWEVYVSDGIITWEKQITDYPTTGPDMPEYEPRGCPRGAAFSWYTYSPTRIRYPYVRSVLLDAFRAAKADNDGDPVAAWAQVTGDPATAKAYKSARGKGGMVRVGWDEAMEIVAAAYVHTIRAWGPDRIAGFSVIPAMSQVSYGAGGRLHELIGGTMLSFYDWYADLPPASPQVFGDQTDVPEAGDWYNSQYLMMWGSNLPLTRTPDAHFMTEARYHGQKVVAVSPDYADNTKFADQWLRVAPGTDGALAQAMGHVILSEFHVKREESFFLDYMRRHTDSPFLISLDPSPDGTGYVPGRFVTASDVNGVATGAPKNEFRPLVWDRERGPADPGGTLADRFTPEGEGKWNLLMEGVDPVMSILDLHGEGPQVQAAEVLLPRFDLPGSSTPEGSVGGGVVRRGVPVTRIGDRMVTTVYDLLLAQYAVERPSMPGEWPADYQDATVPGTPAWASEITGVPGPAIIQVARDFALNAVESGGRSQIVMGAGINHYYHADQIYRTILALTSMCATQGVNGGGWAHYVGQEKVRPLSGFQQYAFALDWHRPARQMIATGFWYLTTDQWRYDTTSAERLASPLGPGTLAGKTTTDTMVEAMKRGWTPSYPTFNRSPLLLGQQAAEAGMDPKDYVVEQLRSGELRFACEDPDAPENFPRILCSWRTNLLGSSAKGTEFFLRHMVGADNDVNAVENPPEQRPASVTWRDEAPTGKLDLMWTADFRNTSTTLHSDVVLPAATWYEKHDISSTDMHPFVHSFNAAIDPPWEARTDFQVFQTLAGLISAWAPRYLGTQTDVVAAPLTHDTPDALTMAHGDVSSLPQEWVPGVTMPKLVPTERDYTQIRAKFDALGPLAEKLGIPCKGIMLKPGPEVERLARNHGVSSDGVAAGRPLLDTDIRAADAIFTLSGTTNGRIATEGWDTLSKRTGTTLVELSEEEAGKHISFADTQVKPQGVITSPEWSGSEHGGRRYSAFVVNVEHAKPWHTLTGRMHYYLDHDWMRDMGESLPIFRPPLDFHALYGEAAPGSVSTSQAGTAEVAVRYITAHNKWAIHSQYFDNLHMLTLGRGGQTIWMSPQDADKIGVKDNEWVEAYNRNGIVAARAIVSHRIPEGMVFMHHAQERTMNTPLTETSGRRGGTHNSLTRIVLKPSHFAGGYGQLSYAFNYIGPTGNNRDEVTLIRRRSNQEVTF, from the coding sequence ATGAGCACCACCGGCTCCCAGACCACCGGCCCCGGGATCGTCCCTGGGCCCGACCAGCAGGTCGAGAACGCCCCCGGACTGCTCACGCTGGGCTCGTACCTGCGTCGAGGGCAAGCCTCTGCCGACGCCCGCCGCCTGTTCCTCACCGGAGGGCGCGAGGCCGACACCTTCTACCGCCACCGGTGGAGCCACGACAAGATGGTCCACTCCACCCACGGGGTCAACTGCACCGGGTCGTGCGCCTGGGAGGTCTACGTCTCCGACGGCATCATCACCTGGGAGAAGCAGATCACCGACTACCCCACCACGGGGCCGGACATGCCCGAGTACGAGCCCCGCGGCTGCCCGCGTGGCGCGGCCTTCTCCTGGTACACCTACTCCCCCACGCGCATCCGCTACCCCTACGTGCGCTCGGTCCTGCTGGATGCCTTCCGCGCCGCGAAGGCCGACAACGACGGCGACCCGGTCGCCGCCTGGGCGCAGGTCACCGGTGACCCCGCCACCGCCAAGGCCTACAAGTCCGCCCGAGGCAAGGGCGGCATGGTCCGCGTGGGCTGGGACGAGGCCATGGAGATCGTCGCGGCCGCCTACGTCCACACCATCCGCGCCTGGGGCCCGGACCGCATCGCCGGCTTCAGCGTCATCCCGGCCATGTCCCAGGTCTCCTACGGAGCCGGCGGCCGCCTCCACGAGCTCATCGGCGGCACGATGCTCTCCTTCTACGACTGGTACGCCGACCTGCCGCCGGCCTCACCCCAGGTCTTCGGGGACCAGACCGACGTCCCCGAGGCCGGCGACTGGTACAACTCCCAGTACCTCATGATGTGGGGCTCCAACCTGCCGCTGACCCGTACCCCGGACGCCCACTTCATGACCGAGGCCCGCTACCACGGGCAGAAGGTCGTGGCCGTCTCCCCCGACTACGCCGACAACACCAAGTTCGCCGACCAGTGGCTGCGCGTGGCTCCGGGTACTGACGGTGCCCTGGCCCAGGCAATGGGTCACGTCATCCTCTCCGAGTTCCACGTCAAGCGCGAGGAGTCCTTCTTCCTGGACTACATGCGCCGTCACACCGACTCCCCCTTCCTCATCAGTCTGGACCCCTCCCCCGACGGCACCGGCTACGTGCCCGGGCGCTTCGTGACGGCCTCCGACGTCAACGGCGTCGCCACCGGCGCCCCGAAGAACGAGTTCCGCCCCCTCGTGTGGGACCGCGAGCGCGGCCCGGCCGACCCCGGCGGCACCCTGGCCGACCGCTTCACCCCCGAGGGTGAGGGCAAGTGGAACCTGCTCATGGAGGGTGTCGACCCGGTCATGAGCATTCTGGACCTGCACGGCGAGGGCCCCCAGGTCCAGGCCGCCGAGGTCCTCCTGCCCCGCTTCGACCTGCCCGGCTCCTCCACCCCCGAGGGCTCCGTGGGCGGCGGCGTCGTGCGCCGCGGCGTGCCGGTCACCCGCATCGGGGACCGCATGGTCACCACCGTCTACGACCTGCTCCTGGCCCAGTACGCCGTCGAGCGCCCGTCCATGCCGGGCGAGTGGCCCGCGGACTACCAGGACGCCACCGTCCCGGGCACACCCGCCTGGGCCAGCGAGATCACCGGTGTTCCCGGCCCCGCCATCATCCAGGTGGCGCGCGACTTCGCCCTCAACGCCGTGGAGTCCGGCGGCCGCTCCCAGATCGTCATGGGCGCGGGCATCAACCACTACTACCACGCCGACCAGATCTACCGGACGATCCTGGCGCTGACCTCTATGTGCGCCACCCAGGGCGTCAACGGCGGCGGCTGGGCCCACTACGTGGGTCAGGAGAAGGTCCGCCCGCTCAGCGGCTTCCAGCAGTACGCCTTCGCCCTGGACTGGCACCGCCCGGCCCGGCAGATGATCGCCACGGGCTTCTGGTACCTCACCACCGACCAGTGGCGCTACGACACCACCTCCGCCGAGCGCCTGGCCTCCCCGCTGGGACCGGGCACCCTGGCGGGTAAGACCACGACCGACACGATGGTCGAGGCCATGAAGCGCGGGTGGACGCCCTCCTACCCGACCTTCAACCGCAGCCCGCTGCTCCTGGGCCAGCAGGCCGCCGAGGCTGGCATGGACCCCAAGGACTACGTCGTCGAGCAGCTGCGCTCCGGTGAGCTGCGCTTCGCCTGCGAGGACCCCGATGCCCCGGAGAACTTCCCGCGCATCCTGTGCTCGTGGCGTACGAACCTGCTGGGCAGCTCGGCCAAGGGCACGGAGTTCTTCCTGCGCCACATGGTGGGTGCGGACAACGACGTCAACGCCGTCGAGAACCCGCCCGAGCAGCGTCCCGCCTCGGTGACCTGGCGCGACGAGGCCCCCACCGGCAAGCTCGACCTCATGTGGACCGCGGACTTCCGCAACACCTCCACCACCCTGCACTCCGACGTCGTCCTGCCGGCGGCCACCTGGTACGAGAAGCACGACATCTCCTCGACCGACATGCACCCCTTCGTGCACTCCTTCAACGCGGCCATCGACCCGCCCTGGGAGGCGCGCACCGACTTCCAGGTCTTCCAGACCCTGGCCGGGCTCATCTCCGCCTGGGCGCCGCGCTACCTGGGCACCCAGACCGACGTCGTCGCCGCGCCCCTGACGCACGACACCCCCGACGCCCTGACGATGGCGCACGGTGACGTGTCCTCCCTGCCCCAGGAGTGGGTGCCGGGAGTGACGATGCCCAAGCTGGTGCCCACCGAGCGCGACTACACCCAGATCCGGGCCAAGTTCGATGCCCTGGGCCCCCTGGCCGAGAAGCTGGGGATTCCCTGCAAGGGCATCATGCTCAAGCCGGGTCCGGAGGTGGAGCGCCTGGCCCGCAACCACGGGGTCTCCTCCGACGGCGTGGCCGCCGGCCGGCCGCTGCTCGACACCGATATCCGCGCCGCCGACGCCATCTTTACGCTGTCGGGCACCACCAATGGGCGCATCGCCACCGAGGGCTGGGACACGCTGTCCAAGCGCACCGGCACCACGTTGGTCGAGCTCAGCGAGGAGGAGGCAGGCAAGCACATCTCCTTCGCCGACACTCAGGTCAAGCCCCAGGGAGTCATCACCTCCCCGGAGTGGTCCGGCTCCGAGCACGGCGGACGGCGCTACTCGGCCTTCGTGGTCAACGTGGAGCATGCCAAGCCCTGGCACACCCTGACCGGGCGCATGCACTACTACCTCGATCACGACTGGATGCGGGACATGGGCGAGTCCCTGCCAATCTTCCGGCCACCACTGGACTTCCACGCCCTGTACGGGGAGGCCGCGCCGGGCTCGGTGTCCACGAGCCAGGCGGGCACGGCGGAGGTCGCGGTGCGCTACATCACCGCGCACAACAAGTGGGCGATCCATTCGCAGTACTTCGACAACCTGCACATGCTCACGCTGGGACGCGGGGGCCAGACCATCTGGATGAGCCCCCAGGACGCCGACAAGATCGGTGTCAAGGACAACGAGTGGGTCGAGGCCTACAACCGCAATGGCATCGTGGCGGCGCGCGCCATTGTCTCCCACCGCATCCCCGAGGGCATGGTCTTCATGCACCACGCCCAGGAGCGCACCATGAACACCCCGCTGACTGAGACCAGCGGCAGGCGAGGCGGGACGCACAACTCCCTGACCCGGATCGTGCTCAAGCCCAGCCACTTCGCAGGCGGCTACGGGCAGCTGTCCTACGCCTTCAACTACATCGGCCCCACGGGCAACAACCGCGACGAGGTCACGCTTATCCGTCGCCGCAGCAACCAGGAGGTGACTTTCTGA
- the moaC gene encoding cyclic pyranopterin monophosphate synthase MoaC, which yields MTTRPEITLTHLDEAGAAYMVDVTAKTPTVREARASAFVACSEVIVDALRGGSVPKGDVLAVARVAGIAATKKVPELLPLAHVIGVHGARVDLEIVDGGVSIETTVRTADRTGVEMEALTAATVAGLAIVDMVKGVDRGVELREAKVVAKSGGRSGDWVRGDRGDRGDAA from the coding sequence ATGACTACCCGCCCCGAGATCACCCTCACCCACCTGGATGAGGCGGGAGCCGCCTACATGGTGGATGTCACCGCCAAGACCCCGACCGTGCGCGAGGCCCGCGCCAGTGCCTTCGTGGCCTGCTCGGAGGTGATCGTGGACGCCCTGCGCGGGGGCTCGGTCCCCAAGGGCGACGTGCTCGCCGTGGCCCGCGTGGCCGGGATCGCGGCGACAAAGAAGGTCCCCGAGCTCCTCCCCCTGGCGCATGTCATCGGCGTGCACGGGGCGCGCGTGGACCTGGAGATCGTCGACGGCGGCGTGAGCATCGAGACCACGGTGCGCACGGCCGACCGCACGGGCGTGGAGATGGAGGCACTCACCGCCGCCACCGTGGCGGGACTGGCGATCGTCGACATGGTCAAGGGAGTGGACCGGGGCGTCGAGCTGCGCGAGGCCAAGGTGGTCGCCAAGTCCGGGGGACGCTCAGGGGACTGGGTGCGCGGTGACCGCGGTGACCGCGGTGACGCTGCCTGA
- the narH gene encoding nitrate reductase subunit beta, whose amino-acid sequence MKVMAQIAMVMNLDKCIGCHTCSVTCKQAWTNREGTEYMWFNNVETRPGVGYPKGWEDQDTWRGGWERTASGRLRPRSGGRLRRLVNIFANPEMPTVEDYYEPWTYEYDKLLSAPKDSPAIPVARAKSQLTGEYMPTIKWGPNWDDDLGGSMETLQQDPIIEAMSTKVRTDIESAFMFYLPRICEHCLNPTCVSACPSGAMYKRTEDGIVLVDQDACRGWRMCVSSCPYKKVYFNHATGKAEKCTLCYPRLEIGQPTVCSETCVGRLRYLGVLLYDADRVSQAAAVKDPQDLYMAQREILLNPHDPEVVAGARAEGVPDNWIEAAQASPIWDLIDTYEVALPLHPEYRTMPMVWYIPPLSPVVDEVAAAGLDGENYKVLLTAVSDMRIPLEYLAGLFTAGDTNTVELVLRRLAAMRSHMRDVRLGREPDPAIAAAVGLDGKKLEAMYRLLAIAKYDDRYVIPTAKPEVPRGMESMGNDVMTLLGEGAPAGCHPDVASFHGQGGGAMNGGPVSLPLPTVRREPVPAAGPGMPQVGVPEPVGQAPAADSSTGPAVAAPRDL is encoded by the coding sequence ATGAAGGTCATGGCCCAGATCGCAATGGTGATGAACCTCGACAAGTGCATCGGCTGCCACACCTGTTCAGTGACCTGCAAGCAGGCCTGGACCAACCGCGAGGGCACCGAGTACATGTGGTTCAACAACGTCGAGACCCGCCCTGGTGTCGGCTACCCCAAGGGCTGGGAGGACCAGGACACCTGGCGCGGCGGCTGGGAGCGCACGGCCTCGGGCCGCCTGCGGCCCCGCTCGGGCGGGCGCCTGCGCCGCCTGGTCAACATCTTCGCCAACCCGGAGATGCCCACGGTCGAGGACTACTACGAGCCGTGGACCTACGAGTACGACAAGCTGCTCTCGGCCCCCAAGGACTCCCCTGCGATTCCGGTGGCGCGCGCCAAGAGCCAGCTGACCGGCGAGTACATGCCCACCATCAAGTGGGGTCCCAACTGGGATGACGACCTGGGCGGGTCCATGGAGACCCTCCAGCAGGACCCGATCATCGAGGCGATGAGCACGAAGGTGCGCACCGACATCGAGTCGGCCTTCATGTTCTACCTGCCGCGCATCTGCGAGCACTGCCTCAACCCCACCTGCGTGTCCGCCTGCCCGTCGGGCGCCATGTACAAGCGCACTGAGGACGGCATCGTCCTGGTGGACCAGGACGCCTGCCGCGGCTGGCGCATGTGTGTGTCCTCCTGCCCTTACAAGAAGGTCTACTTCAACCACGCCACCGGCAAGGCCGAGAAGTGCACCCTGTGCTACCCGCGCCTGGAGATAGGCCAGCCCACCGTGTGCTCGGAGACCTGCGTGGGCCGCCTGCGCTACCTGGGCGTCCTCCTCTACGACGCCGATCGCGTCTCGCAGGCCGCCGCCGTCAAGGACCCGCAGGACCTGTACATGGCCCAGCGCGAGATCCTCCTCAACCCCCACGACCCCGAGGTCGTGGCGGGCGCGCGCGCCGAGGGCGTGCCGGACAACTGGATCGAGGCGGCTCAGGCCTCCCCCATCTGGGACCTCATCGACACCTATGAGGTGGCCCTGCCCCTGCACCCCGAGTACCGCACCATGCCGATGGTCTGGTACATCCCGCCGCTCTCCCCGGTCGTTGACGAGGTCGCGGCCGCCGGACTGGACGGTGAGAACTACAAGGTGCTGCTCACGGCTGTCTCCGACATGCGCATTCCGCTGGAGTACCTGGCGGGCCTGTTCACGGCCGGTGACACCAACACGGTCGAGCTCGTGCTGCGGCGCCTGGCCGCGATGCGCTCCCACATGCGCGACGTGCGCCTGGGCCGCGAGCCCGACCCGGCCATCGCCGCCGCCGTGGGCCTGGACGGCAAGAAGCTGGAGGCCATGTACCGGCTGCTGGCCATCGCCAAGTACGACGACCGCTACGTCATCCCCACCGCCAAGCCCGAGGTCCCCCGCGGCATGGAGTCCATGGGCAACGACGTCATGACCCTTCTGGGTGAGGGGGCCCCGGCCGGGTGCCACCCCGACGTCGCCTCCTTCCACGGCCAGGGCGGCGGCGCTATGAACGGCGGCCCGGTGAGCCTGCCGCTGCCGACCGTGCGCCGCGAGCCGGTGCCGGCCGCCGGCCCGGGCATGCCGCAGGTCGGTGTTCCTGAGCCGGTGGGTCAGGCCCCGGCGGCCGACTCCTCGACCGGCCCCGCGGTCGCAGCCCCCAGGGACCTCTGA
- the mobA gene encoding molybdenum cofactor guanylyltransferase has translation MSTADAVEVAEAPDGAETADVIVLAGGTGARLDGASKPDVVARGLRLLDHVLAGLEQLREQGLPLGRVCVVAPPEVALPCGVLRALEDPPLGGPVAGIAAGLDVLGRSAPVAGLAGILTCDAPLSWRALPALHRALAQTEPELDGVCARDGEHTQYLLGLYRRRALAAAVAPGGTPLRDTAVRRALGTLRVKAIPTARDVVRDLDTWAEVHSWDSGRSE, from the coding sequence GTGAGCACCGCGGATGCGGTCGAAGTCGCCGAGGCCCCCGATGGCGCCGAGACCGCCGATGTCATTGTGCTGGCCGGCGGGACCGGGGCTCGGCTGGACGGAGCCTCCAAGCCCGACGTCGTCGCCCGGGGGCTGCGCCTGCTCGACCACGTGCTGGCCGGCCTGGAGCAGCTTCGCGAACAGGGCCTTCCGCTCGGGCGCGTGTGCGTTGTCGCACCGCCGGAGGTCGCACTGCCGTGCGGCGTCCTGCGGGCGCTGGAGGACCCTCCCCTGGGAGGACCCGTCGCCGGGATCGCGGCCGGGCTGGATGTCCTAGGACGGAGCGCCCCGGTTGCGGGACTGGCCGGGATCCTCACCTGCGACGCGCCCTTGTCCTGGAGGGCGCTGCCGGCCCTGCACCGGGCGCTGGCGCAGACCGAGCCGGAGCTGGACGGGGTCTGCGCCCGCGACGGCGAGCACACCCAGTACCTGCTGGGCCTCTACCGCCGCCGAGCACTGGCCGCAGCCGTCGCCCCGGGCGGCACACCTCTGCGGGACACGGCTGTGCGCCGGGCACTCGGGACGCTCCGCGTCAAGGCCATCCCCACGGCTCGCGATGTCGTGCGGGATCTGGACACCTGGGCCGAGGTCCATTCCTGGGACTCGGGCCGCTCCGAGTAG
- a CDS encoding MogA/MoaB family molybdenum cofactor biosynthesis protein: MSETPIVQKGLAALPEPVKGAVITVSDRCVSGEREDLSGPLAQRLLAEHDVVVEKVDLVPDGVEPVREAIRRAVAGGARVVLTTGGTGVTPRDLTPEATAPLLETRIEGIEAQIRAHGLTKTPLAGLSRGLVGVTSRGAEGALVVNAPGSRGGVKDTVAVVGPLVPHVLEQLGGGDH; this comes from the coding sequence ATGAGTGAGACCCCCATCGTCCAGAAGGGCCTGGCGGCCCTGCCCGAGCCCGTCAAAGGCGCCGTCATCACCGTCTCCGACCGCTGCGTCAGCGGTGAGAGAGAGGACCTCTCCGGCCCGCTGGCCCAGCGCCTCCTGGCTGAGCACGACGTCGTCGTCGAGAAGGTGGACCTCGTGCCCGACGGTGTTGAGCCGGTGCGTGAGGCGATCAGGCGGGCGGTGGCCGGCGGCGCCCGGGTGGTCCTGACCACCGGCGGTACCGGGGTGACCCCTCGGGACCTCACCCCGGAGGCGACGGCACCACTGCTGGAGACCCGCATCGAGGGCATCGAGGCGCAGATCCGCGCCCACGGGCTGACCAAGACACCGCTGGCGGGACTGTCCCGCGGGCTGGTAGGCGTGACCTCTCGCGGCGCCGAGGGCGCCCTGGTCGTCAACGCCCCCGGCTCGCGCGGTGGGGTCAAGGACACCGTTGCCGTCGTCGGCCCCCTGGTGCCCCATGTCCTGGAGCAGCTCGGCGGCGGCGACCACTGA
- a CDS encoding MFS transporter, producing the protein MSTLDTSGRVLTGWNPEEPENWSAKIAWTTLIVSTYSMILAFCVWLLPSAIAPKLTEIGFKLTESQLYWLAAMPGLSCGLIRLIYMFLPPIVGTRKLVAWSSLLYALPMLGWFFAVQSTETSFGTLLALAFACGIGGGSFSGYMPSTGYFFPKRLTGTALGIQAGVGNMGMSIIQLLSPWLMGFGLLGITWIAPQHAGSGQVWVHNVAVFFIPWTIVAALLAFALLKDVPVKANIRQQIDIFTNPDTWYMTLMYVATFGLFSGFAAQFGLLIKNTYGPGSPLAEHFDKSLLPLGATYAFLGPLIGSVVRMLWGPLCDRFGGAIWTFISIIGMGATLAVTTFYLHPTDPAQFPGFLWSMLAMFFFSGLGNAGTFKQMPMIMPKRQAGGAIGFTAAVASLGPFIVGVAIASLGTTAWFWISVAYCAVCAVICWMRYARPGAPFPG; encoded by the coding sequence ATGTCCACGCTCGACACCTCCGGTCGCGTCCTCACAGGGTGGAACCCCGAGGAACCGGAGAACTGGTCCGCGAAGATCGCCTGGACCACACTGATCGTCTCGACCTACTCGATGATCCTGGCCTTCTGCGTCTGGCTCCTTCCCAGCGCGATCGCCCCCAAGCTCACCGAGATCGGCTTCAAGCTCACCGAGAGCCAGCTGTACTGGCTCGCCGCCATGCCCGGCCTGTCCTGCGGCCTGATCCGCCTCATCTACATGTTCCTGCCGCCGATCGTCGGCACCCGCAAGCTCGTCGCATGGTCGTCCCTGCTCTACGCTCTGCCGATGCTCGGCTGGTTCTTCGCGGTGCAGAGCACTGAGACGAGCTTCGGGACACTGCTCGCCCTGGCCTTCGCCTGCGGGATCGGGGGCGGCTCGTTCTCCGGCTACATGCCCTCGACCGGTTACTTCTTCCCCAAGCGGCTGACCGGTACCGCCCTGGGGATCCAGGCGGGCGTCGGGAACATGGGAATGAGTATCATCCAGCTGCTGAGCCCCTGGCTCATGGGTTTCGGTCTGCTGGGCATCACCTGGATCGCCCCCCAGCACGCCGGCAGCGGCCAGGTCTGGGTCCACAACGTGGCCGTCTTCTTCATCCCGTGGACCATCGTGGCCGCGCTTCTCGCCTTCGCCCTGCTCAAGGACGTCCCGGTCAAGGCCAACATCCGCCAGCAGATCGACATCTTCACCAACCCCGACACCTGGTACATGACGCTCATGTACGTGGCGACCTTCGGCCTGTTCTCCGGGTTCGCCGCACAGTTCGGACTCCTCATCAAGAACACCTACGGGCCTGGCTCGCCCCTGGCCGAGCACTTCGACAAGTCACTTCTGCCCCTGGGGGCGACTTACGCCTTCCTCGGGCCACTGATCGGGTCGGTGGTCCGAATGCTGTGGGGGCCCCTGTGCGACCGCTTCGGCGGGGCCATCTGGACCTTCATCTCCATCATCGGAATGGGTGCCACGCTGGCCGTCACCACCTTCTACCTCCATCCGACCGATCCGGCGCAGTTCCCCGGGTTCCTGTGGTCCATGCTGGCGATGTTCTTCTTCTCCGGCCTGGGCAACGCCGGCACCTTCAAGCAGATGCCAATGATCATGCCTAAGCGGCAGGCCGGCGGCGCCATCGGCTTCACGGCTGCCGTTGCCAGCCTGGGCCCCTTCATCGTCGGCGTCGCCATCGCCTCCCTGGGCACCACCGCCTGGTTCTGGATCTCGGTCGCCTACTGCGCCGTGTGCGCGGTCATCTGCTGGATGCGCTATGCCCGACCGGGAGCCCCGTTCCCGGGCTGA